CATGAGTATTAATATCATAGAGTTAAAGTTTTCTTTGTGAAAGTATACCAGGTGCAAGGAAATACAACAATAAACAAAAGTACAGTTGATCACTCACCTCCCTGCCTATTATCGCAATTGAAGGTACAGTTAGTAACCATGGCAATGGCCCAAACACACTAGCCTCCAAAGGTCTAGTGCACAACAAGATCAAGGTGGCAGCAACCATTAGCTGTTGCAGTCAAGAAGAACTGTATCAGGAACATTTGCACCTTCATTACAAGCAATTATGCTGAAGTGACTCAAACATTATAGATAATCGAAACAACTTTGCTAGCAAACTGGTAAAAATTCCAGGCAATATGCATGAGGACCAAAGAATAAAGAGAAAATACCTTATCAGCCACTGGATCTAAAAATGCACCAAAGGCAGTTCCTAAGTTCATCTGGACGTGGCAAACCATCCAAATTTGTAAGTTGAGATATAAGTATTTATAATTCGAGAAGAGACAATTATATTAAATAGCACAAGCATGTACCTTGCGAGCAAGGTATCCATCAAGCCAATCAGTTATTGCTGCAGCAATAAATATACCTGTTGTAGCGGTTGGTCCCCACCAGCTATCAACATAGAATGCTATATTGAAAAGGCTTTACAAAATCAGTTTTGTTTTACAGAGTATCAATTTGAAAACAAATTATGCTATCCCACAAAAAAGAATCACAGAATGCTATGGCATCATTTGTAAAATAGCTGTGTAAAGGGAAATAACTGAAACTAAAATCCAGGAATTTCTTATATTAAGTAATGAAACAGATCAGCAAACTAATGAGCCCCTCATTAGAAAACATTACATAAAAGCATACAATAGACTAATAACAAGACAACTATGCTAAATGATCAGATGTCTGAAACTCTCACTCTCTTTATTCAAATGTTGGGAAGTTTTATACAACGCTTGGATCAAGAGTCTGGGACAGTTTCCCTCGTGATGTATCATTTGTCTCTTGTCTCTAAGCAGTATGCACCATGTTCCGCAAGTTAGCAGTTCAACAAAGAAAAGGGAAATGAAAAATAGAGTCTTCTTTCCTTATTCAATTTCCTAAACCATTATATTACACAAAGATATAACTAGATTTTTTTAGCGCACGGAATATTTGCAGGATATCAGTGCCTCTCCTCTCCATAGCTAAATACAATAAGACTAAAGACCAGATTCTATTAGTTACTAAATCAATCATATCACCAAATTGAGTAACTCTTTTTTTATAATCGACAAATGAGCCAATGGCGCAAGGTTAAAAACTGGATAATGGGCCCCGACCCTCTATCCTTCTCCACTTCAAACAGGCTTTTGTTAGAGGCCCTGATGTGTGCCTAACCGTGCCTGACCGCTAGTCACAGGGACGGAGTTACCCTTGTCCAAGGGGAGTCAATTGACACCCTGAAGCTGGAAATTACACTGTGTTGATAGATCAATCttaatgtatatatactatatgttgAATACCCTTGGCTTTTTCGTGTATTTACTTCCTTATATTTTGACTCTGTTTAGTGAAAATCCACTACCGCTAGACCAAAGCCCCTAGGGCCAAATTTAGTAACTTTAACGTAAGATGTATACGTACTTACTTGAATAGTCAATCTAAATGCATCAATTCTACTAATCAAAGCTCAATAACACAAGAACTCACTGTAAAGGAGAAAAAATCAACTTCAATTAAACtgcaatttcaaatatcacaacTAAATTTACCACATTGCACGCTCTCATTAGCTAGGGTtaataaaaataactttttgTTTCGTTCAGCAGAACTTACTGGTTACGAGAATAGGGATTGCGGCAACCCGGCCGATCGTCAAAATTGTAGGCAATGTAAGTAACTTAGCAGACTTTGACGGAGCTGACGACGGCCGAAATGCAGAGCCCATGCTAAGACAGGAAAAACCTAAGACTTTCGCCGGAAATGGATACGCCGGCGCCGGAGTTGCGATCCTCCGGCAACGGTAGATGAGTGTCGGCGGCACCGCCTGATGATTTGTATTTACGGCGGTGGAGGTGGAGGTTGTGGTGGAAGTGAAGGTGGGGAAGAAAGTGTAGGGCTTCTGGCCATAAATAGAGGCGAAATTAGCGGTGAGTTTGAGCCCCACGAGCATGGTGTGTAAAATTGTAATAATAATACGCATAAAGGCTTAGGTTAGTGGAAGTAGTTGGTGAAGAGGCTTATTTTAGACGGAATGAACTCACTATTTATTGAATATTATTGGGTTTAACCAttatataaatttttaatttattgacTCGAGtaatttgaatttttttatttataccAAAAGTTTTTCTATTCAAAATTCGAGATAGAAATCTTGTTATTTCATCATATCTCTTGATATAGAAGTGAGCAATTGACCATATAGATTCTATTACtctctttgttttactttgtTTGACATTATTGTTTCTTGATTAGtacatttcaaaaataataatatagtttTTTCTTTAATAAAAAATTTTTATAGGCACACAAATATTACAATATATTTTCATTATAAGTCTTAAGAAATTTACAACCATATTAATATTatgatatatttaaaataataaattttaaaagtctttACTTATTAGTTTAGCTTCATGCTAAATCAAATTTATCAttcatctatactatattaaaagcacgaatccCCTATCGAAATGTTATTCactttttttatcctttaaaaatatatttcacattaagcaaaattataatttaagctACTttactaatatttaggactttatttaaatattttcctaatatttagaccTTTAAAATCACTTATATTTTGTGTATCAAATTCTTCCTTATTTAAACTACATAATATAACAAATTTGTAATTGAACTTTAACTAAACAACCTATTTCGTGAACTTTGAATTCCTTTTAGGTTTaggagtaatttttttttttgttataaaatTTTAGGTTTATGCTTAGGAGGCTCTTTGTTTGCTATTAAATTTTACCAATCAATTCTATTTCGACACTTTGAATTTCTTGCAGTTTTAGGTGTATTCTTTaattttgtttattttcttacacCAACAAATCAAGGAGGTTTCACATAAATTCTGTCGCATAGATTGATTACAGTATTTCAAGAATGGACCAagtttgaaattatttatatccttccataattctttgtacaaacttattccatatttttgtatgtattTCAACAATGGATCAAGTTTGTAATTTTGTACTTCaataatatatttgtaattaATTCATGGAGTTTTTCTTTTTTGGAGAAAATATTGGAGCGAGCCCGTCTTTTTGCTTTCACAAGGAAGTTTGAGTTCAATTAGTCCAAATTATTATGGTAAGTCTAGCTCTAAGGCTGTTTATTTATTTGAGAAGTATTAACGCCAGATTTTTATCATGTTAATACTGATGATTTTCTTCAAGTCATACATGTGATCGATTCTATAGAAAATTTATTGATCGATCTAATATATATGTTTTGTTCGCGCATCTCAactatttattgaatttgttatcTCCCATCAGCATAGAGATATTGAATAACTATGCATAAGTAAATGAGAAGAAGACATTTTGTTATATTGAATAACTTTGCTGCAACTTCAAGTGAAGCCAAATTTATGGTTGAGGGAGAACTATAAACTAGAATGAAAAAGTGTCCGACTTGGAAGTGAAGAAAAAAAGAGTTCTAGGCGGACAAAAATTGAATTGTTATCTTGATTATGATTAAGATGAATATTTATTTTCGAGGTCACTTTATTTTTTATAAGTGATAGGCTAAAATCTCAAGAATAACGTTCAAATGTCTATTTTAAATCAAAGACAACATGATTTTTTGGTTTCTAGTGGGCAGTCTTAGTCGTGATGTTgtttttttcttcaattttgtTCTTTTAATAATAAGCTGAATAAATTTACAGCATTAATATCCGAATTAAACTCTAACTTTTAGTTTTCACCTTCTAATACTAAGTGAATTCTACTTCCCATACCCTTTCTAAACTCTCATGAACTCAGAATACTCCATCTGTCTATCCTTAAAAAACGATGCATACTTTCTTCAAAAGAGACGCTCAAGTATTATATCtaattaaaatacaaaataagctctatttttcttaaacttttatATGTATTGACATGATTGATTAAGCATTTGGGTGTGTTTCTTCGTTTCATATTACGTAATAGAGTTTCTGTCTTTTAAGAAAATGTAGGGTTTGTTTGTACGCATATTATGGGACAACTATTGCATTCTTTATCGGTTATTATTGGGAGGATAGCCTACTTGGTTTTCAAAAGCCAACAGTTAATATTTAGGTgagttttttatttcttttttcgtGTTTGATTCAATTCTTGCGTTCTAAATATGTTTGATATCTTCCTTCTTTCTCCTTGGTCATCGGCAGTTTTCGATACAAAATATTATGCTTAAAGATAAATTAAATCTTAACATTATAACTTTGAATTCAGTTAAAATTTTCTTTACTAATTCCTTAATTCTTTTAGTTAAACTATTGAGGAAATCGGAATGTACTGACTTTAAAAAGAAGATATCTTTATACTAgaacaaatataaaataaattctcCTCATCCTTTGAAATCTTTATTAAGCGTAGCTAAATCAGATCAATAGTGAtcatttttaagaatttactctTTTTTCTATGATATTTATTTTA
This region of Nicotiana tomentosiformis chromosome 4, ASM39032v3, whole genome shotgun sequence genomic DNA includes:
- the LOC104111559 gene encoding CDP-diacylglycerol--glycerol-3-phosphate 3-phosphatidyltransferase 2-like, which codes for MRIIITILHTMLVGLKLTANFASIYGQKPYTFFPTFTSTTTSTSTAVNTNHQAVPPTLIYRCRRIATPAPAYPFPAKVLGFSCLSMGSAFRPSSAPSKSAKLLTLPTILTIGRVAAIPILVTTFYVDSWWGPTATTGIFIAAAITDWLDGYLARKMNLGTAFGAFLDPVADKLMVAATLILLCTRPLEASVFGPLPWLLTVPSIAIIGREITMSAVREWAASQGGKLSEAVAVNNLGKWKTATQMIALTILLVTRDSSLSGAGTFVASGVILLYVSAWLAVWSLVVYMRKIWKVLLM